The Verrucomicrobiia bacterium genome includes a window with the following:
- a CDS encoding LptF/LptG family permease — translation QSGTWDGEKWTFQGVTEYQMDSQGKILGEPRKFPAKTYPDLKVTPRDLTSSSSESTFLSYRELKHSVQKLKENGINVDSEKVELHYRLAAPWQGLVMMLVAVPILAPTRNRKAIAGSILLCIGLVFIYHVMGAISLALGKAGKIFPFLSAWAGNIVFAIGALFMLDRANH, via the coding sequence CAAAGCGGCACGTGGGACGGCGAGAAATGGACTTTCCAGGGCGTTACCGAATATCAGATGGACTCCCAGGGCAAGATCCTCGGCGAGCCCCGCAAATTCCCCGCGAAGACTTATCCGGACCTGAAAGTAACGCCGCGGGACCTGACGAGCTCTTCGAGCGAAAGCACGTTCCTCTCCTACCGCGAGCTCAAGCACAGCGTGCAGAAGCTCAAAGAAAACGGGATCAACGTGGATTCCGAAAAAGTGGAGCTGCACTACCGGCTGGCCGCCCCCTGGCAGGGGCTGGTCATGATGCTTGTGGCCGTGCCGATCCTGGCGCCCACGCGCAACCGCAAGGCCATCGCGGGAAGCATCCTACTCTGCATCGGCCTCGTCTTCATCTACCACGTGATGGGCGCCATCAGTCTCGCGCTCGGCAAAGCAGGCAAGATTTTTCCCTTCCTCAGCGCCTGGGCCGGCAATATCGTCTTTGCCATCGGCGCGCTCTTCATGCTGGACCGCGCCAACCACTAG
- a CDS encoding glucose-1-phosphate adenylyltransferase, translating to MARQVTTLILGGGQGRRLFPLTGYRSKPAVPIGGKYRLVDIPISNSLNSGLKRIFVLTQFNSVSLHRHIHRTYPYEPFTQTSIELLAAEQTPSSLDWFQGTADAVRKHLPHYHIDNSDAVLILSGDHLYRMNYTAILDFHAERNADVTVATVPVGKREVSGFGIMQIRSNGHITAFREKPAPTENITPYIIPQNIREAFNLTAKKDLYLASMGVYVFKPKVLSELLSGNETDFGKEIIPKAIKQSQVYGYVFDDYWRDIGTIRAFFDANLELTKKNPPFDFMSQEGRIFTRARFLPPNSIFNSQLDNVLLSEGCMIDGAHVEESVIGVRAFIREGSVIRKSVIMGNDFYEPAKSAAKHPLGIGRNCRIENCILDKNVRIGNNVTITNHKGVQEEDGKNYFIREGLVIIPKGAVIEDGTKI from the coding sequence ATGGCCCGACAAGTTACGACGCTGATTCTGGGAGGCGGCCAAGGCCGGCGCCTTTTTCCTCTGACCGGTTACCGGTCCAAGCCAGCCGTTCCGATCGGCGGCAAATACCGTCTCGTCGACATTCCCATTTCCAATTCGCTCAACTCGGGCCTGAAGCGAATCTTCGTCCTCACCCAGTTTAATTCGGTTTCGCTGCACCGCCACATCCACCGCACGTATCCGTACGAGCCTTTCACGCAGACGAGCATCGAGCTGCTGGCCGCGGAGCAGACGCCGTCGAGTCTCGACTGGTTTCAGGGCACGGCCGACGCGGTGCGCAAGCACCTGCCGCATTACCATATCGACAACAGCGACGCGGTGCTGATTTTGTCCGGCGACCATCTCTACCGCATGAACTATACGGCGATCCTGGATTTTCATGCCGAACGTAATGCCGACGTCACGGTGGCCACGGTGCCGGTGGGCAAGAGGGAAGTGAGCGGCTTTGGCATCATGCAGATCCGCTCGAATGGCCACATCACGGCCTTCCGCGAAAAGCCGGCGCCCACGGAGAACATCACGCCGTACATTATCCCGCAGAATATCCGCGAGGCGTTCAACCTCACGGCAAAAAAAGATTTATATCTCGCATCCATGGGCGTCTATGTCTTCAAGCCCAAGGTGCTGTCGGAACTGCTCTCGGGAAATGAAACGGATTTCGGCAAAGAGATCATCCCGAAGGCCATCAAGCAGTCGCAGGTCTACGGCTACGTGTTCGATGATTACTGGCGCGACATCGGAACGATCCGCGCTTTTTTCGACGCGAACCTGGAGCTGACGAAGAAAAACCCGCCGTTTGATTTCATGTCGCAGGAAGGCCGCATTTTCACACGCGCGCGCTTTCTTCCGCCCAACAGCATCTTCAACTCGCAGCTCGACAACGTCCTGCTCAGCGAAGGCTGCATGATCGACGGGGCGCACGTGGAAGAATCGGTCATCGGTGTCCGCGCTTTCATCCGCGAGGGCAGCGTGATTCGCAAGAGCGTGATCATGGGCAATGACTTTTACGAGCCGGCCAAAAGCGCGGCCAAGCACCCGCTGGGCATCGGCAGGAACTGCCGGATCGAGAACTGCATCCTGGACAAAAACGTCCGCATCGGGAACAACGTGACCATCACCAACCACAAAGGGGTCCAGGAAGAGGATGGGAAAAATTATTTCATCCGCGAAGGCCTGGTGATCATCCCCAAAGGCGCCGTCATCGAAGACGGCACGAAGATCTAG
- a CDS encoding zinc ribbon domain-containing protein: protein MAKMIDYYCTHCGKNFQAEEREIIECPGCFWSTSVKKKEDAALETQAPASPESSRPPLSLAWLKPVAVIAIIIAVVVFLLPRLGGVLQSLKRPSKSAGETLVVESGQIAEPAKAPANAAGAPAAPAVPAGTVTPQDEQVLAARASVDPQRELSPEEKQILDANAPFRTGFVEKLPSQAWTLENFEQMVGEQERFYKIQFPHSYHKKLEELFKATYLPAMDAFLAGDLMKARDLWVASLAFPLYSQDVRKHRGVALTMLRPLINDTLSKIGALNEMIVEQNFRTREEAITAGYAQFREKLNARAWAEAIDIAGKAEKDMDELDKLAAQESAAPDYTNTAGVDQDILATLVDIRTPSRPAVADMRALRADIDAKKQLAESFLPERVQEQAAAYDKALSLIASKNWKEAREQLEQIRFPLPLAQDAQAKIQVIEKLEKSKT, encoded by the coding sequence ATGGCCAAAATGATTGATTACTACTGCACGCACTGCGGCAAAAACTTTCAGGCCGAAGAGCGCGAGATCATCGAATGCCCGGGATGTTTCTGGAGCACGTCGGTGAAGAAAAAAGAAGACGCGGCGCTCGAAACTCAGGCACCCGCTTCTCCGGAGTCTTCCCGGCCGCCGCTTTCCCTGGCCTGGCTGAAGCCTGTTGCCGTCATTGCGATTATAATCGCCGTGGTGGTTTTTCTCCTGCCGCGCCTGGGCGGCGTTCTCCAATCTCTGAAGCGCCCGTCCAAATCCGCCGGCGAAACACTGGTCGTGGAAAGCGGACAAATCGCCGAGCCTGCGAAAGCTCCCGCGAATGCGGCTGGCGCGCCCGCGGCGCCCGCTGTCCCGGCCGGAACGGTCACGCCGCAGGACGAACAAGTCCTTGCCGCGCGCGCCAGCGTGGACCCGCAGCGCGAGCTCTCACCGGAGGAAAAGCAGATCCTGGACGCCAACGCGCCTTTCCGGACCGGCTTCGTGGAGAAGCTTCCGTCCCAGGCCTGGACTCTTGAAAATTTCGAGCAGATGGTGGGGGAGCAGGAACGCTTTTATAAGATTCAGTTCCCGCACAGTTATCACAAAAAGCTCGAAGAGCTTTTCAAGGCGACGTACCTTCCGGCCATGGACGCATTCCTGGCCGGTGACCTGATGAAGGCGCGCGATTTGTGGGTCGCGTCGCTCGCGTTTCCGCTCTACAGCCAGGACGTGCGCAAGCACCGCGGCGTGGCGCTCACCATGCTGCGGCCGCTGATCAACGACACGCTTTCCAAGATCGGCGCCCTGAACGAAATGATCGTGGAACAGAATTTCCGCACGCGCGAAGAGGCGATTACCGCCGGCTATGCTCAGTTCCGTGAAAAATTGAATGCGCGCGCCTGGGCCGAAGCCATCGACATCGCCGGAAAAGCCGAAAAGGACATGGATGAGCTCGACAAGCTTGCCGCACAGGAAAGCGCGGCCCCGGACTATACCAACACCGCGGGAGTGGATCAGGACATTCTTGCCACGCTTGTGGACATCCGCACGCCTTCCCGCCCTGCGGTCGCGGACATGCGCGCGCTGCGCGCGGACATCGATGCCAAGAAGCAGCTCGCCGAAAGTTTTCTTCCGGAACGCGTGCAGGAACAGGCCGCGGCTTACGATAAGGCCTTGTCGCTGATCGCCTCCAAAAACTGGAAAGAGGCGCGCGAGCAGCTCGAGCAGATCCGTTTTCCTCTGCCGCTCGCGCAGGACGCGCAGGCGAAAATCCAGGTGATCGAAAAACTGGAAAAAAGCAAAACTTGA
- a CDS encoding DUF3307 domain-containing protein: MFLFLKLYLAHLIGDFILQFEELYRLKVRSVWGHLLHVLIHVLVSLIIIYPYWHQPSIWFFILGLGTVHFIQDVIKYTTQKKIPAYTFPLFVIDQIFHGLVVSSVMLLPVSRLVLGFDGAPWDAYYRESTWTLYLIAFVLVTFGGSYLLYNFRKNYIPGTRPDHLITPFEMSHALIERPLIAGIFLFGDSPLIWLFALLAGIPRLFFPKLRDPLDFSMSFLYSALIGLIFKTWIPH, from the coding sequence ATGTTTTTATTCCTTAAGCTCTACCTCGCCCATCTCATCGGGGATTTCATCCTCCAGTTCGAAGAGCTTTACCGCCTGAAAGTGCGCAGCGTGTGGGGGCATTTGCTGCACGTCCTGATCCACGTCCTGGTCTCGCTCATCATCATTTACCCGTACTGGCACCAGCCTTCGATCTGGTTTTTCATCCTCGGGCTGGGCACCGTGCATTTCATCCAGGACGTGATCAAATACACGACGCAAAAGAAAATTCCGGCCTACACGTTTCCGCTTTTTGTGATCGACCAGATCTTCCACGGGCTCGTGGTCTCGAGCGTGATGCTGCTCCCGGTAAGCCGCCTCGTGCTGGGCTTCGACGGCGCGCCCTGGGACGCCTATTACCGGGAAAGCACGTGGACGCTTTATCTGATCGCCTTTGTGCTGGTGACCTTCGGCGGGAGCTACCTTCTTTATAACTTCAGGAAGAATTACATCCCGGGTACGCGCCCCGACCATCTGATCACGCCGTTTGAAATGAGCCACGCTCTCATCGAAAGGCCGCTGATCGCGGGCATTTTCCTTTTTGGGGATTCGCCCCTCATCTGGCTGTTCGCGCTGCTGGCCGGAATCCCCCGCCTCTTTTTTCCGAAACTGCGCGACCCGCTGGACTTTTCCATGAGCTTTTTGTACAGCGCCCTCATCGGGCTGATTTTTAAAACCTGGATCCCCCACTGA
- a CDS encoding GAF domain-containing SpoIIE family protein phosphatase, whose amino-acid sequence MPKKKTRRAARPVRAKKKSPPARNKEAANLRKVLAVNAKINSTLNLDELLGIIMKTAAEVMRTEASSLMLVDEATQELVFRVALGEKGKDLVEKFRLKMGEGIGGYVAKTGEPVVVNDPAGDPRFAKRFDKATGFSTKAILCVPMKNRDKIIGVLQAINPIGRPRFEKDELGLFEVFADQASLSVENARMHSELVRQERAKQELAIAHQIQQNFLPDLSQQGFSADLAARTLPALMVGGDFYDVIRVSDTKTSIVIGDVSGKGVPAALTMVRAISEYRFLVSQHSSPAELLHHLNDRLCQNSSFGIFVTFLCLLLDTDQKKIIYSSAGHHPILMREAKSSEASFLTDAGGIPLGLMPGSVYAQAERSVASGDAMMLYTDGVIEARDRAGKEYGAERLKLFLQAGRSSAAEYSERLLEDYRQFTSGAPQHDDTTVLAIKIR is encoded by the coding sequence ATGCCCAAGAAAAAAACGCGCCGCGCCGCCCGGCCGGTGCGGGCGAAGAAAAAGTCTCCACCCGCCCGGAACAAGGAAGCCGCAAACCTGCGCAAGGTCCTGGCCGTCAACGCCAAGATCAATTCCACGCTGAACCTCGACGAACTCCTCGGCATCATCATGAAGACCGCCGCGGAAGTCATGCGCACGGAGGCGTCTTCGCTCATGCTTGTCGATGAAGCCACGCAGGAACTCGTCTTCCGTGTCGCGCTGGGAGAAAAGGGCAAAGACCTGGTGGAAAAATTCCGGCTGAAGATGGGCGAAGGCATTGGCGGCTACGTCGCCAAAACGGGCGAACCGGTCGTCGTGAACGATCCGGCCGGCGACCCGCGCTTTGCCAAGCGCTTCGACAAGGCCACGGGATTCTCGACCAAGGCCATCCTTTGCGTGCCCATGAAAAACCGCGACAAAATCATCGGCGTGCTCCAGGCCATCAACCCGATCGGCCGCCCGCGTTTCGAAAAAGACGAGCTGGGACTTTTTGAAGTGTTCGCGGATCAGGCGTCGCTGTCTGTCGAAAATGCGCGCATGCATTCGGAGCTCGTGCGCCAGGAGCGCGCCAAGCAGGAGCTTGCGATCGCGCACCAGATCCAGCAGAATTTCCTTCCCGACCTTTCCCAGCAGGGCTTCTCGGCGGACCTCGCGGCCCGCACGCTTCCCGCGCTCATGGTGGGCGGCGATTTTTACGACGTGATCCGCGTGAGCGATACCAAGACCAGCATCGTGATCGGCGACGTTTCCGGTAAAGGCGTGCCGGCCGCGCTCACCATGGTGCGCGCGATTTCCGAATACCGGTTCCTCGTGTCGCAGCACTCCTCGCCCGCCGAGCTGCTCCATCACCTGAACGACCGCCTTTGCCAGAATTCGAGCTTCGGCATTTTCGTGACCTTTTTGTGCCTGCTGCTCGACACGGACCAGAAAAAAATAATCTACAGCTCCGCGGGCCATCACCCCATCCTGATGCGTGAGGCTAAGTCCTCGGAAGCCTCGTTTCTGACGGACGCAGGCGGCATTCCGCTCGGGCTCATGCCCGGCAGCGTGTATGCCCAGGCCGAACGTTCCGTGGCAAGCGGCGACGCGATGATGCTTTACACGGACGGCGTGATTGAGGCGCGGGACCGCGCGGGAAAAGAATATGGAGCAGAACGGTTGAAACTTTTCTTGCAGGCCGGCCGTTCAAGCGCGGCCGAGTATTCGGAGAGATTGCTGGAAGATTACCGTCAGTTCACTTCAGGCGCGCCGCAGCACGACGACACGACGGTGCTCGCGATCAAGATCCGTTAG